From the genome of Nasonia vitripennis strain AsymCx chromosome 1, Nvit_psr_1.1, whole genome shotgun sequence, one region includes:
- the LOC100121005 gene encoding uncharacterized protein LOC100121005 isoform X5, with product MSNSFDNCLTNPGDVTIEPVSKGDTVQPSEEAQPDGKEVGSQEIMDGRQTSNEDCSEDSNGDRSENGRRKKAVEPMRTDEIEEIRTEGSADDMDLDDTIDSHIGVRMESERQHIRSLPSDDNEEEEEEDEDIGIDSVNILDTLPLEGAPIEGQEVSESDLLGKIDDDEDDEKSLSRSGEEDSMDGNGKRRIEHDSDLDPAKKKQKKDDGTEAPNDMESKSDKKMSNMRRNIREVMDETQLDEATISAQRQEMERLRRVQEQQRIIREVQRRQTNRGTSLLRSNQNLEDSEEARLPNTVMLKVNSSAAAGGQASVGQQAGVVPRRPMAESSRYQRGGRGGYQGAQTSISRVPPKNNAAPTVQQRIRMMTPSVSISPVVPKKEPIEHLEYYTDSDLSDVDPDAEDSIIHEKQIQQARKLSGSLSGQKQAKGKDVVTISSSSESSDDDCIVLSDPSEVEETDNEDDPSNSGMHTNDRYNIPDEQGRVLVNVGHPDDEPDVFLAPQVARIIKPHQIGGIRFLYDNIVESIERFKTSSGFGCILAHSMGLGKTLQVASFCDIFFRCTTSKTVLCIMPINTLQNWLAEFNMWLPYEDPNKPKIEEKPAIKEESNQSDVSYMSKPGSEHDSASQHHPPGIMPENNPYAHHGYNPNLVPPYGPPGSMYDPRYGPTYAGAGGYPIKTEPTCHPQQMNQGMNPYGVDNRGMPQYSGYPPNMQHPSGIQHPPGMQHPSGVQHPPGMQHPGYLGMDPNMHSSMNPHGASQMYPGYGVNPNMPYPNYGGQQQPLRPVGQEIKKENNLPPEQGANGCNQLNVKTEIKEELKKDSEEPKKENTNEKKEETVKTPFSVDASPDVEIRPRHFSLHILNDSHKTMAARARVIREWQKVGGVLLIGYELYRQLSLKKPNKAKRKRGQPQPFKDPLVDVEEEDKNKPLLDEMHSALVNPGPDLVICDEGHRIKNSHASISLALKQMRTKRRIVLTGYPLQNNLLEYWCMVDFVRPNYLGTKSEFCNMFERPIQNGQCIDSTPQDIRLMRYRAHVLHALLEGFVQRRSHSVLQVSLPRKEEYILLVRMTPHQRKLYDTFMNQVVKTRAVPNPLKAFAVCCKIWNHPDILYHFLKKKQANEEDDLDLEETIGDKAPGATGAKRATKPRASKGESKKGKKVNAKNKPAASVQPNSTSMSNENPEADPQKPQQQQQQGFSNFNPPALPAPVANAPGFPHTNAQNNYQQQQQQQQPQQQQTQQHTGYQNYRPDDCTPNYHGGEYNDYYANQNHKYPQTGNQNYPSYSQNSNYSDNNQAQPHQQQPQHQQPPQHQQPPQHQQPPQHQQPPQHQQQPPQHQQQPPQHQQQPPQHQQQPPQHQQQPPQHQQQPPQHQQQPPQLQQQPPQHQQQPSQHQQQPPQHQQQPPQHQQQPPQHQQQPPQLQQQPPQHQQQPQHQQYQAQQNYNMTANDSTAGAGSLGQRFSGPSPTGISPTSNAPNFRPDQSQAIAGATGSFPRQNYPYQERDRNYPGNMNQGQNYQPMSNQQQQSQQQSNFQTQNQVNQASNQTGMTDYSSYPQQNQTQGYNTTAQPMQNNAMNYPATGQQAPSNETMPSATQGYMNNHQQNANGFPQSQQLQNSSMPSSTHQPYPSQAAQQPNSQSAPTMPNQQHGYPVNQAGTSNPMEVSPGMGYNQNQQQQQPPSTQQQLSPVQQQQQQQQSQHGYQANIPQNQIKGYQNVPESQTSGYGITNQQSQQHGYPNEPQPHQQPQQQYHNQQLQNPSYPSGNQAQQQPQHQQQLQPPQQHQQHGYNQHTSGFTLTQQQQQVPSAPMTYPPSLSAPTTPTNQVPMSYPPNAQQSQPASHAQNQSMTYPPNPQSRNKVVDPNEQQQQQQHGYSQNTQNLGGSYSVTPTKPQSYPSTTAQTPTTGQIPNSQQQPAQGQEQYWQRNYENDSYYNDPNANQYQNNQYSQSNIAASGNYQVNQQNQQGQQTQQNPQNQYQNYPANNMPDQKPPQQMVPGQHIQNPVQANNPNAPHGAQNQALPQTNNVPPAPYNNSVNPTPAVPNTMHNNQGAGESVLPTKEEEKEKDETAEKDNSIEKDKEKDDKSDDEIILKDETDKEKNSPGIIAAMGNIKDDPGIPYDWAYELMKGYVPGMIDASAKMSIFFCILEEAIRLSDRVLAFSQSLFTLNLIEDFLARNPFKYADGQTESWAKNVNYYRLDGSTSALEREKLINEFNVNPKVHLFLVSTRAGSLGINLVGANRAIVFDASWNPCHDTQAVCRVYRYGQQKNCYVYRLVTDNCLERKIYDRQISKQGMADRVVDQCNPDAHLSLKEATTLSWDWEEDSQVQDFSDAKDKYPDEVMHILLDKHSSLLTKQPFHHESLLVDRKDKKLSQAEKRLARRGYELEKMAANCSRPSYNYVPGNTAARGSLQIRQIRGDGSGPASKPVASVRPMQQRGADGLNARNPSGSRWIPAEVWQRQGMSAQEMTLPLDVVIPTNSPDKGSIVLKAGQKVMVLKSPKGIYMQLESGKIIAIRTALKINQQKKDEEPQKKSVAPLPQRNTNNKEIGFPLRNNAAISIIPKSSTSNTQTQQNRSLVKTGVNYRPFGEKEVAKRTKPVATAAAKPYSSQINANQVSLSRINKQKQDNSNDFASMGENSNSSDGQRVRSEQRVEEVRIEDVVNESGSNSEYSPSSRRSNSDTDTNMPRPMMENKMTPNFPIHSSSARSQGIRTPQDRDMYMIDPKVNAQKKFEMNRPGFPKNKKADGSDEIIIEDPSQHQHPQHQHSQHQHLHQHHPHPVQQQHHPHQHQPVHQPIPQHPQPTRAQPRPISQHSGGVPRVTSDIILSGGKNHNNPGSNLNLTSPPVTPSPTISAPSRSKPTSVEATGHREPPISSDPTHGLTQGYQYAQFPIYYDYADPRSRPLTDPYGSYFSPAPPPHTATNLPRATPETSPAPQPPPAPVQHSKPAHAEETPKPSNESPSTAYSRVNAMPSKNSHASEVPETPAAKSIEPSHASHPSSANASSTPTPVRDDPHVPTAFSHPSSVRPAYPPGPYPPTPYDPYSQHYPPAPASSAAYSAGAPGYPAYGGPSYNADYARMYSAFHGPPPPAADPYLQRSYAPPPASHPSNYYPPFPHPPPPPYPNYSFLPPYPNPNVPAEPQPPTQ from the exons ATGTCCAATAGCTTTGATAATTGCTTGACAAACCCTGGAGATGTTACCATAGAGCCAGTCTCGAAGGGAGACACTGTCCAACCTTCCGAGGAAGCTCAGCCGGATGGTAAGGAAGTAGGGTCTCAAGAAATAATGGATGGTCGCCAGACCAGCAATGAAGACTGTTCTGAGGATTCTAATGGGGATAGGTCTGAGAATGGAAGGAGAAAGAAGGCTGTGGAACCTATGAGAACTGACGAGATTGAGGAAATCAGAACTGAAGGCTCGGCAGACGACATGGATTTGGACGACACTATTGACTCGCACATAGGAGTTAGGATGGAGTCTGAGAGGCAGCACATACGCTCTCTTCCATCGGATGataatgaagaagaagaggaggaggatgaAGACATAGGGATAGATTCAGTTAATATACTAGACACATTACCTTTAGAAG GTGCACCCATAGAAGGCCAGGAAGTCTCAGAGTCAGATCTCCTTGGCAAGATCGACGatgacgaggacgacgagaaATCCTTGTCCCGCTCGGGCGAGGAGGACAGCATGGACGGCAACGGTAAACGGCGAATAGAGCACGACAGCGATCTGGACCCAGCcaagaagaagcagaaaaaaGATGACGGTACCGAGGCCCCCAACGATATGGAGTCCAAGAGCGACAAGAAGATGTCGAATATGAGGCGGAACATCCGAGAGGTGATGGACGAGACGCAACTGGACGAGGCGACGATTTCAGCTCAGCGCCAGGAGATGGAACGGTTAAGGCGCGTTCAGGAGCAACAGAGGATCATTAGAGAGGTACAGCGGCGACAGACTAACAGAGGCACTAGCCTCCTGCGAAGCAATCAAAATTTAGAAGATTCAGAAGAG GCTCGCTTGCCCAACACCGTGATGCTGAAGGTAAACTCCAGCGCAGCAGCAGGTGGTCAGGCATCGGTCGGTCAGCAAGCTGGAGTCGTCCCACGCCGTCCTATGGCCGAGAGCTCGCGTTATCAACGAGGAGGTCGCGGTGGATATCAAGGCGCTCAGACTTCCATCTCTCGTGTTCCACCCAAAAACAATGCAGCACCGACTGTGCAGCAGCGGATACGTATGATGACGCCGTCGGTGAGCATTTCGCCGGTGGTGCCGAAGAAGGAGCCGATCGAGCACCTCGAGTACTACACAGACTCGGATCTGTCGGACGTTGATCCCGACGCCGAAGATTCTATTATTCACGAGAAACAAATACAGCAAGCGAGAAAACTGTCGGGCAGCTTGAGTGGACAGAAGCAGGCAAAGGGCAAGGATGTTGTTACGATATCAAGTTCCAGTGAGAGTTCGGATGATGACTGTATCGTCCTGAGCGATCCTAGTGAAGTTGAGGAGACTGACAACGAAGATGACCCTAGCAACTCGGGTATGCACACGAACGATCGGTACAACATTCCGGATGAACAGGGCAGAGTATTag TAAACGTAGGCCATCCCGATGACGAGCCTGATGTTTTCCTGGCGCCGCAGGTCGCCCGTATCATCAAACCTCACCAGATCGGTGGCATTCGCTTCCTTTACGACAACATCGTTGAAAGCATTGAGAGGTTCAAAACGAGTTCTGGCTTCGGTTGTATTCTCGCTCACAGTATGGGTTTGGGCAAGACACTTCAGGTCGCCAGTTTTTGCGATATATTCTTTCGTTGCACGACCTCAAAAACCGTACTTTGCATTATGCCGATCAACACGCTGCAGAACTGGCTAGCCGAGTTTAACATGTGGCTGCCTTACGAAGATCCTAACAAGCCTAAGATCGAGGAAAAGCCTGCTATAAAAGAAGAGAGTAATCAGAGCGATGTGTCGTACATGTCGAAACCCGGGTCTGAGCATGATTCAGCCAGTCAGCATCATCCTCCAGGGATCATGCCTGAGAACAATCCGTATGCACATCATGGCTACAATCCGAATTTAGTTCCTCCTTATGGACCTCCTGGTTCTATGTACGACCCGAGATACGGCCCCACGTATGCAGGAGCTGGAGGTTATCCTATCAAGACCGAACCAACTTGCCACCCGCAGCAAATGAATCAAGGGATGAATCCTTACGGCGTGGACAATCGGGGAATGCCACAGTACTCAGGATATCCACCGAATATGCAGCATCCGTCCGGTATACAACATCCTCCTGGTATGCAGCATCCGTCCGGCGTACAGCATCCTCCTGGTATGCAGCATCCAGGATATCTTGGCATGGATCCTAACATGCATTCCAGTATGAATCCTCACGGTGCCTCGCAGATGTATCCAGGATACGGTGTGAATCCTAATATGCCCTATCCAAATTATGGGGGACAACAGCAGCCACTGAGACCTGTCGGgcaagaaattaaaaaagagaACAATTTACCACCTGAGCAAGGAGCAAACGGCTGCAACCAATTGAACGTAAAGACAGAGATCAAAGAGGAGCTAAAGAAGGATTCAGAGGAACCGAAGAAAGAAAACAcaaacgagaaaaaagaggagacCGTTAAGACACCCTTTAGCGTCGATGCTTCTCCTGATGTAGAAATACGCCCGAGACATTTCAGTCTTCATATTCTAAACGATTCTCATAAAACTATGGCGGCTAGAGCACGCGTCATCCGCGAATGGCAAAAAGTAGGCGGAGTACTTCTCATTGGATATGAGCTTTACAGGCAGCTTTCTCTGAAGAAACCGAATAAGGCCAAGCGAAAACGTGGTCAGCCTCAGCCGTTTAAAGATCCATTGGTTGACgttgaagaagaagacaaGAATAAACCTCTTTTGGATGAGATGCATTCTGCACTAGTAAATCCTGGACCAGATCTGGTAATCTGTGACGAGGGTCATCGCATAAAAAATTCTCATGCAAGTATTAGTTTGGCTTTGAAGCAGATGCGCACTAAGCGACGTATCGTATTGACTGGATACCCGCTGCAGAATAATCTGCTGGAGTATTGGTGCATGGTGGACTTTGTTCGTCCAAATTATTTAGGTACAAAAAGTGAGTTCTGTAACATGTTTGAACGTCCAATCCAGAATGGTCAGTGTATAGATTCGACCCCTCAGGACATAAGACTGATGCGATACCGGGCTCACGTGCTTCACGCGCTACTCGAGGGTTTCGTACAGCGACGATCTCACTCTGTGCTTCAGGTGTCTTTGCCCCGAAAAGAGGAGTATATTTTACTTGTCCGCATGACGCCGCATCAGCGGAAACTCTATGACACCTTCATGAACCAGGTAGTGAAGACTCGTGCAGTTCCCAACCCGCTAAAGGCTTTTGCTGTCTGCTGTAAAATCTGGAATCATCCGGATATACTCTATCATTTCTTAAAGAAAAAACAGGCTAATGAAGAAGATGATCTGGATTTGGAGGAAACCATAGGCGATAAGGCGCCCGGAGCTACTGGAGCGAAACGTGCTACTAAACCGAGAGCATCAAAGGGGGAGTCTAAGAAAGGTAAAAAAGTTAATGCAAAGAACAAACCAGCGGCTAGTGTGCAACCGAATTCGACAAGCATGTCCAATGAGAATCCAGAAGCAGATCCACAAAAGccacaacaacagcagcaacaaggATTTTCGAACTTCAATCCTCCAGCGCTGCCAGCCCCAGTGGCTAATGCTCCTGGATTTCCTCATACAAATGCACAAAATAAttatcagcagcagcagcagcaacaacaaccaCAGCAACAGCAAACGCAGCAGCATACTGGATATCAAAACTATCGCCCAGACGATTGCACGCCTAACTATCACGGTGGCGAATACAATGACTATTATGCCAACCAAAATCATAAGTATCCGCAAACTGGAAACCAGAATTATCCATCTTACTCACAGAATTCTAACTATTCTGATAACAATCAAGCGCAGCCACATCAACAGCAACCGCAGCACCAACAGCCACCACAGCACCAACAGCCACCACAGCACCAACAGCCACCTCAGCATCAACAGCCACCACAGCATCAACAGCAGCCGCCACAGCATCAACAGCAGCCGCCACAGCATCAACAGCAGCCGCCACAGCATCAACAGCAGCCGCCACAGCATCAACAGCAGCCGCCACAGCATCAACAGCAGCCGCCACAGCATCAACAGCAGCCGCCACAGCTTCAACAGCAGCCGCCACAGCATCAACAGCAGCCGTCACAGCATCAACAGCAGCCGCCACAGCATCAACAGCAGCCGCCACAGCATCAACAGCAGCCGCCACAGCATCAACAGCAGCCGCCACAGCTTCAACAGCAGCCGCCACAGCATCAACAGCAGCCGCAACATCAACAGTACCAAGCCCAGCAAAATTATAACATGACGGCAAACGATTCCACAGCAGGTGCTGGGAGCCTTGGGCAAAGATTTTCAGGACCTTCGCCTACAGGGATAAGTCCAACTTCTAATGCACCTAACTTCCGACCGGACCAGAGCCAAGCAATAGCCGGTGCTACTGGTAGTTTTCCACGTCAAAATTATCCGTACCAGGAACGTGACAGAAACTACCCTGGAAACATGAATCAGGGACAAAATTACCAGCCGATGTcgaaccagcagcagcaatcaCAACAGCAGTCCAACTTTCAGACTCAGAATCAAGTAAATCAAGCTTCTAATCAAACTGGAATGACTGACTACAGCTCGTATCCCCAGCAGAACCAAACTCAAGGTTACAACACAACTGCTCAACCGATGCAAAATAATGCGATGAATTAtccagctactggacaacaaGCTCCTTCAAATGAGACTATGCCAAGTGCTACGCAAGGATATATGAACAATCATCAGCAAAATGCCAACGGTTTTCCGCAGAGTCAACAATTGCAGAACTCTTCAATGCCCAGTTCAACGCATCAACCATATCCAAGTCAAGCTGCTCAACAGCCCAATTCACAGAGCGCTCCAACAATGCCAAATCAACAGCATGGATATCCAGTTAATCAAGCTGGCACGTCAAATCCGATGGAAGTCTCACCAGGTATGGGATACAACCAGaatcagcaacagcagcagccaccgTCTACTCAGCAGCAGCTGTCACCTGttcagcaacagcagcagcaacaacagtcGCAGCATGGCTATCAGGCTAATATTCCTCAAAATCAGATAAAGGGATACCAGAATGTGCCAGAGAGCCAAACTTCAGGTTATGGAATCACCAATCAGCAGAGCCAGCAACATGGATACCCTAATGAGCCGCAGCCGCATcaacagccgcagcagcagtatCATAATCAACAACTGCAGAACCCTAGCTATCCCTCAGGCAATCAAGCACAGCAGCAACCGCAacaccagcagcagcttcaGCCGCCACAACAGCATCAGCAACATGGGTACAATCAACACACTTCTGGATTCACACTAACCCAACAG CAACAGCAAGTTCCATCGGCCCCCATGACATACCCGCCTAGTCTGTCTGCTCCGACAACGCCGACTAATCAAGTGCCGATGAGTTACCCGCCTAATGCTCAGCAGAGTCAACCAGCTTCTCATGCACAAAATCAGTCTATGACTTATCCTCCAAATCCGCAGTCTCGGAACAAGGTTGTGGATCCAaacgagcagcagcaacagcaacagcacgGATATTCTCAAAACACGCAGAATCTTGGTGGCAGTTATTCGGTGACGCCTACCAAACCTCAGTCCTATCCGTCCACGACTGCTCAAACGCCCACGACTGGCCAGATTCCAAACAGTCAACAACAACCTGCTCAGGGCCAGGAACAGTATTGGCAGAGAAACTATGAGAATGATTCGTATTATAATGATCCGAACGCCAATCAGTATCAAAATAATCAGTATAGCCAAAGCAACATTGCTGCATCTGGAAATTATCAAGTGAATCAGCAAAATCAGCAGGGTCAACAGACCCAACAGAATCCACAAAATCAGTATCAAAACTATCCGGCGAATAATATGCCCGATCAAAAACCGCCACAGCAAATGGTGCCTGGTCAGCATATCCAGAATCCTGTTCAGGCTAATAATCCTAATGCACCTCATGGTGCCCAAAATCAAGCCCTTCCACAAACAAATAACGTACCGCCAGCGCCGTACAACAACTCAGTGAATCCGACGCCAGCTGTTCCCAATACTATGCATAATAATCAAGGCGCTGGAGAAAGTGTATTACCAACCAAGGAAGAAGAAAAGGAGAAAGACGAAACTGCGGAAAAAGATAATTCAATAGAGAAAGATAAGGAAAAGGATGACAAATCTGAcgatgaaataattttaaaagacGAAACGGACAAAGAGAAAAACTCGCCTGGAATTATCGCAGCAATGGGCAACATTAAAGATGATCCTGGTATTCCGTACGATTGGGCTTACGAACTCATGAAAGGCTACGTGCCAGGTATGATTGACGCTTCTGCAAAGATGAGCATCTTCTTCTGTATACTCGAAGAAGCTATTCGACTAAGCGATCGCGTTCTCGCTTTTTCCCAATCCCTTTTCACGCTGAATCTTATAGAGGACTTTTTAGCGAGAAACCCTTTTAAGTATGCCGACGGGCAGACTGAATCATGGgcaaaaaatgtaaattactACAGACTGGATGGAAGTACTAGTGCGCTCGAGCGCGAGAAGCTCATCAACGAGTTCAACGTAAATCCAAAGGTGCACCTGTTCCTCGTATCTACCCGCGCTGGTTCACTGGGTATCAATTTAGTGGGAGCAAACCGAGCCATTGTATTCGATGCCTCTTGGAACCCTTGCCATGATACCCAGGCGGTTTGCCGAGTTTATCGGTACGGTCAGCAGAAAAATTGCTACGTGTACCGTTTGGTCACTGATAACTGTTTGGAAAGAAAGATCTATGACAGGCAGATCAGTAAGCAGGGTATGGCCGATCGAGTAGTGGATCAGTGTAACCCTGACGCACATTTATCTCTTAAGGAAGCAACGACGCTTTCATGGGACTGGGAAGAAGACAGTCAGGTGCAGGACTTCTCCGATGCAAAGGATAAGTACCCAGATGAAGTCATGCACATACTGCTGGATAAGCACTCGTCGCTACTTACGAAGCAACCGTTTCACCATGAGAGTTTACTTGTCGATCGTAAAGATAAGAAGCTCAGCCAGGCAGAGAAGAGACTAGCTAGAAGAGGTTACGAGCTCGAGAAAATGGCTGCTAATTGCTCGAGACCGAGTTATAACTACGTGCCAGGAAATACTGCGGCTAGAG GAAGCCTCCAGATTAGACAAATTCGTGGAGATGGAAGCGGACCAGCATCCAAACCTGTCGCTTCGGTGAGGCCCATGCAGCAACGTGGTGCTGATGGCCTAAACGCTCGCAATCCAAGTGGCAGCAGGTGGATCCCTGCTGAAGTATGGCAGAGACAGGGCATGAGCGCGCAGGAAATGACTCTGCCGTTAGATGTGGTGATTCCTACAAATTCACCTGATAAAGGCAGTATCGTTTTGAAGGCCGGCCAAAAAGTCATGGTGCTAAAGAGTCCCAAAGGTATTTACATGCAGCTGGAGTCTGGTAAGATTATTGCTATCAGGACTGCTCTGAAGATCAACCAACAGAAGAAAGACGAGGAACCGCAAAAGAAGA gTGTAGCCCCATTACCGCAGAGAAATACTAACAACAAAGAGATCGGCTTTCCATTACGCAACAACGCTGCAATCTCTATAATACCCAAATCATCAACATCCAACACTCAGACCCAGCAAAATCGTTCGTTAGTCAAAACCGGCGTTAACTACCGGCCATTTGGAGAGAAGGAAGTTGCGAAACGAACCAAGCCAGTGGCAACCGCAGCTGCAAAACCCTACTCAAGTCAAATCAATGCGAATCAAGTATCGCTCTCTAggataaataaacaaaaacaagaCAACTCGAACGATTTTGCCTCAATGGGTGAAAACTCGAACTCATCAGACGGCCAAAGGGTGCGCTCTGAGCAGAGAGTTGAGGAGGTGCGCATCGAGGATGTGGTAAACGAATCCGGTTCCAACTCTGAGTACAGCCCATCCAGTCGCCGATCAAACTCAGATACGGATACAAATATGCCAAGGCCGATGATGGAGAATAAAATGACTCCGAATTTTCCTATTCATTCGTCTTCAGCCAGGTCTCAGGGTATAAGGACACCCCAGGATCGCGATATGTACATGATCGATCCGAAAGTAAACGCACAGAAGAAATTCGAAATGAACAGACCCGGTTTTCCAAAGAACAAAAAGGCGGATGGTAGTGATGAAATCATTATCGAGGATCCGTCACAGCACCAGCATCCGCAACATCAGCATTCGCAACATCAACATTTGCACCAACATCATCCTCATCCTGTTCAACAGCAACATCATCCGCACCAACATCAGCCGGTCCATCAGCCGATTCCGCAACATCCACAACCGACTCGAGCGCAACCTCGTCCAATATCGCAACATAGCGGTGGCGTTCCGCGAGTAACATCTGACATTATCTTGAGCGGTGGTAAAAATCACAATAATCCTGGCAGCAATCTTAATCTCACGTCGCCACCCGTGACGCCGTCGCCAACAATCTCCGCACCATCCAGATCGAAGCCTACATCCGTTGAAGCCACTGGACATCGCGAGCCGCCAATCTCCAGTGATCCAACACACGGATTGACTCAGGGTTATCAATACGCGCAGTTTCCAATATATTACGACTACGCAGATCCGAGATCAAGGCCTCTCACTGATCCGTACGGCTCATATTTTTCACCTGCACCACCTCCTCATACAGCGACAAATTTGCCTCGAGCAACCCCAGAGACAAGTCCAGCACCTCAACCGCCGCCAGCTCCAGTCCAACATTCGAAACCAGCGCACGCAGAAGAGACGCCAAAGCCGAGCAACGAATCTCCCTCGACGGCCTATTCGAGAGTCAATGCAATGCCATCGAAGAACAGCCACGCTTCTGAGGTACCCGAGACGCCCGCCGCCAAATCCATCGAACCATCGCATGCGTCTCATCCGAGCAGTGCCAATGCCAGCAGTACACCGACGCCTGTCCGGGACGATCCTCACGTGCCCACGGCTTTCAGTCATCCGTCGAGCGTCAGGCCGGCGTATCCACCGGGACCGTATCCGCCGACACCTTACGACCCGTACTCGCAGCATTATCCACCTGCGCCTGCTAGCTCTGCAGCTTATTCTGCAGGAG CACCCGGTTATCCAGCCTACGGGGGCCCTTCGTATAACGCAGATTACGCGCGCATGTATTCGGCCTTCCATGGACCACCGCCACCAGCTGCCGACCCGTACCTGCAGAGGAGCTACGCGCCACCGCCAGCCTCTCATCCCTCAAATTACTATCCACCATTCCCTCACCCACCTCCGCCACCCTATCCCAACTACTCCTTCTTACCACCTTACCCGAACCCTAATGTGCCTGCAGAACCGCAGCCGCCTACGCAATAG